A window of Hymenobacter siberiensis genomic DNA:
AGTTCATAACTCATTTCGTTACCCCAAAATCCAACTCATAACTTTTAACCCATAACCCATAACTCAATCCAGTGGCCTCCAATAACTTCATCGACTACGTCAAACTCATCTGCCGTTCGGGCAAAGGCGGTGCCGGCTCGCACCACTTTTTCCGGGCCAAGGGCCTGCCCAACGGCGGCCCCGATGGCGGCGACGGCGGCCGCGGCGGCCACATCATCCTCGAAGGCAACTCGCAGCTCTGGACGCTGCTGCACCTGCAGTACCAGCGCCACGTATTCGCCAAAGACGGCGACGGCGGAGGCGAAAACCTGCGCAGCGGCGCGCAGGGAGCTGATATCGTGCTGCAAGTGCCCCTCGGCACCGTGGCCCGCGACCCCGACGGCACCCAACTGCTGGAAATCACGGAGCACGGCCAGCGGCTCGTCCTCGTGCCCGGCGGGCGCGGCGGCTGGGGCAACGACCACTTCAAGAACTCCATTAACCAGGCCCCGGAGTACGCGCAGCCCGGTGAGCCGGCCATCGAGGCCATCATCATCCTGGAGCTGAAGCTGCTGGCCGATGTGGGCCTCGTAGGCTTCCCCAACGCAGGCAAGAGTACGCTGCTCTCCGTAGTGTCGGCCGCCAAGCCCAAAATTGCTGATTACGCCTTCACTACCCTGGTACCTAATTTGGGCGTGGTGGCTTACCGCGACTACAAATCGTTCGTGATGGCCGACATTCCCGGCATCATCGAGGGCGCGGCCGAGGGCAAGGGCCTTGGCACACGCTTCCTGCGCCACATCGAGCGCAACTCCATGCTGCTCTTCATGATAAGCTGCGACTCGCCCGATATCGATGCCGAATACAAGGTGCTAATCGGCGAGTTGGAGCAGTTCAATCCCGACCTGCTGGACAAGAAGCGCCTGCTGGCCATCACCAAATCCGACATGATTGACGAGGAATTGGAGGCCGAAATCCGCCAGACGCTCCCGGCCGAGGTGCCCGCCATCTTCATTTCCAGCCTCACGAATAAGAATATCACGCCGTTGAAGGACATGATTTGGAAGGCGCTGCATGAGTAGAGTTAGTTATTCATCGTCATCTTCACCATATGTATTATCATAAATAATACTGAGAGATTCACCGTTAAAAAGCCAATATGGGCAAGGGGCAACGTTGTATTGATTTCCAAGAACTTTGCGTGTAGCTGCCGTTAATGACATTTCTTCGCCATTCAGGTTCACTTTTTTGGAAGTCGTTACAACTACGGTTGCTTCATTGGACTTGCATGTTAGAAGCGAGCCAATGGCAATCTGCATCTCATCGAAATTTAGATTAGGTTTCTTCTTTTTGCTAAGTTGAATACCGGCATCGACTTCAGATTTTTCGAGTATTGTAGGTTGACTTTCTACTTCAGCAGTTGAATCATGGACATGAAGCAATTTCAGTATTGCGATGGCCTGTGTTGCCTCAATGGAAAAAAACTCTCGTTTAGGGTTGACACGATGAGGAGCAAAAGCTAGATGCAGTGCTTTCTCAACCTCCTCCGAGTTCGGTACCTTGCAAACAAACTCCAGTTTAAAGGGAACAGGGACACCAGTTGTATATAATTGGTCAATGCGAGTTTTCGCATCGTCATGACTCGTGCGTCCAATTTTGACCATCCCTGGCATTGCTGGGTTTGTTAAAACATAAACGACGCTCAATTGAGGAGTCATTTGGGAGAATTGATTTAATTGGTGGGCTATTATCTGTTGGCTTAACTGATTCATTAGATTATTGGCTGCTTTAGAAGTGCAAAAGTAAAGCTACTGCTAATGCCACTATGGCAGCCCGCGCCCCTTTGGCCCACTCCTTGCGCCCGAAGTCTGACTAACCGGCTAACCCCGTGAAAAACCCCTTTCGACGAATATTTCCGCAAATGGCTAACGAGCATAACCTCCCCGAGGACGACAACCTGACCGCCGACCCCACCCACGTAGCTGGCGAAATGGCCGATGGCGAAAGCACCGACCCGGACATGACCGCCACCGGCGCGCCCCAGCCCGAGGCCTCCCGCACCGACGCTGAGCTGGCCGAAATCAAAGACAAGTACCTGCGCCTCGCCGCCGAGTTTGAGAACTACAAGCGCCGCACCAGCAAGGAGCGCATCGACCTGTTCAAAACCGCCAATCAGGAGTTGATGGTGGCCTTGCTGCCCGTGCTCGACGACTTTGAGCGCGCCCGCAACGCCACCCAGGCTACCACCGATGCCAATGCCGTGCGTGAGAGCATCGAAATTATTCAGAGCAAGCTGAACAAAACCTTGCAGCAAAAGGGTTTGACCGCCATGGAAGCACAGGGCGGCGACTTCGATGCCGAGCTGCACGAGGCCATCACCCAGATTCCTGCGCCGAGCGATGACCTGAAAGGGAAAATCGTGGACGTTGTGGAGCAAGGCTATTATTTGGGCGACAAGGTTATTCGCCACGCCAAAGTGGTGCTTGGGCAGTAGTTTTAGGGTTTGAATTGAGTTGAAAAAATAGAAGAACGTCATGCAGAGCGCAGCGAAGCATCTTGCCCGCTTCGTTGAACGATTGAGTTGGTGACTGCCAGCAAGATGCTTCGCTGCGCTCTGCATGACGTTCAAACATAAAAAAGATGGCTACGAAGCGCGATTATTACGAGGTATTAGGCATTACCAAAACGGCGGAAGGCGACGTTATTAAGTCGGCTTATCGGAAGATGGCAATCAAATTCCACCCTGACAAGAACCCCGACGACCCCACGGCCGAGGACAAATTCAAGGAGGCGGCCGAGGCGTACGAAGTTCTCAGCAACGCCGACAAGCGCGCGCGCTACGACCGGTATGGCCATCAAGGTATGGGCGGCGGCGGTGGCGGTGGCCCGCAGAACATGGAGGATATCTTCTCGCAGTTCGGCGATATTTTCGGCGGTGGCGGTGGCTTCGAAGGCTTCTTTGGGGGCGGCCGCCAGGGCGGCGGCCGACGCCAGAAGAAGGGCTCAAACCTGCGCATCAAGCTGAAGCTTGATTTAGAGGAAATCGCCAACGGGGTCGAGAAGAAAATCAAGGTGAAGCGCTACGTGGCCTGCCAGCCGTGCAGCGGCACCGGGGCCAAAAATGGCACCGATATGAAAACCTGCCCTACCTGCCAGGGCCAGGGCCAGATCAAACGCGTGGTGAACACCATGCTCGGCCAGATGGTGAGCAGCAGCACCTGCCCCACCTGCAACGGCGAAGGCAAAACCATTGTGAGCACCTGCGACGTGTGCAAGGGCGAAGGTCGCCAACTGCACGAGGAAGTGATTCCCATCAATATCCCCGCCGGCGTGGCCAACGACATGCAGCTGAGCATGAACGGCAAAGGCAACTTCCCCGAGCGCGGCGGCGTGCCCGGCGACCTGCTCATTCAGATTGAGGAGGAGCCGCACGAGTTCCTGAAGCGCGATGGTAACAACATCATGTTCGAGCAATACATCTCGTTTGTGGATGCGGCGCTGGGCGCGAGTCTGGAAGTGCCCACCATCGAGGGCAAGGTAAAAATTAAGGTGGACCCCGGCACCCAGCCGGGCAAAATTCTGCGCCTGCGTGGCAAAGGCATCAAAGACCTGAACGGCTACGGCCGCGGCGACCAGCTTATCCACCTGAACGTGTGGACGCCTAAAAACGTGAGCAACCAGGAGCGTGAGCTGCTGGAGAAGCTGCGCGACTCGGACAACTTCACGCCCCACCCCGGCAAGAACGAGAAAGGCTTCTTCGAGAAAGTAAAGGAGTATTTCGCGTAATCTCGCGCCTTTTGAACGTCATGCAGAGCGTAGCGAGGCATGACGTTCCTTACTCATAACTAGAGAGAAGTAAAGGGTCCCCTATACCCCCCCCACTTCTGAAACCCCGGCTGCGCTAACAGTCCGGGGTTTCTTCTTTTTCAAGAAAACCCGGTCTGGCTGGGGGACATACCAAACGCGCTTGGGCTAAAGATAGAGCCGTCATCCGAAACCCTGCCGAACTACCTTCGGCAGGGTTTATTGTGCCTCTGCGTTATCTGCGAAAGCCTCTGCGCCTTCTGCGGGCTAAAAAATGTTAGCCCGATGTAATGCTACCGTTATCCCGGCGATAAACTTCCTGAAACCATTACCCGCCGCATGGCCACCGCCACCCCGTCTGCTGATTTTGTTGCCGTGCTGCACGAGTACCAGCCTTTGCTGCGACGCGTGGCCCGCCTGTACTGCCAGGATACCGATGACCGCCAGGACCTGTTTCAGGAAATAGTGCTGCAGCTGTGGCGGGCGTGGCCGCGCTACGTGCCCCAGCCCAATGCCAAGCTCAGCACCTGGCTCTACCGTATTGCGCTGAACGTGGCCATCTCAAACCTGCGCCAGCGCACCCGCCATCCCGCGCCGGTGGGCCTCGATGCCGAAGCGCTGGCCGTGGCCCAGGCCCCCGATAGCGGGCCCGATGCCGACGACCGCGCCGCCCTTTACCGGGCTATTGGCCGCTTATCCGAAGTAGACAAGGCGTTTGTGCTGCTCTACCTTGAAGACCGGTCCTATGATGAAATAGCTGATATTCTTGGCATTACTCAAAACAATGTGCGTGTGAAAATGCACCGCGTGCAGGAAAAGCTGCGGCAGCAATTAGTCCCCTGCTAACCATTAAACCGGTACCATCCTATGGAACTTGATGACCTGCGCCGCCAATGGCAGCGGCCTGAGCCGGACAACGAACCGGCTGCTTTCGATGCCGCCGAAGTGGCCCGGCTACTGGCCCAGCGGTCGGGGGATAGTTTGGGGCAGCTGCAACATAATGCCCGTAAAGACCTGTTAATCAATGCCGGTTTTCTGGTAGTGTCGCTGGGGTTTATTGTCTTTTCCCCATTTGCCTGGCTGCGAACAATGGGGTGCCTGCTGGCTTTGGTAGCGCTGCTGTGCATCTACTACTTTTATCGGAAGATGGGCTTGCTGCGCGGTATCACCAAGCCCGAGGGCGACTTGCGTACGCACCTTGTGCGCGTTACGAGTGGGCTGCGGAGCCTGATGCGCTTCTATTACCGGTTTACGATGGTACTGATTCCGGTGGCGGGGCTGGTGGGGCTGACTGCCGGACTGCTAGAACCCAAGAATGGCGTGGTGTCTATTCCGCAGTCGCGGCTGATGCTGGCTTTAGGCCTGGAGATTGTGGTAAGTCTGGCGTTGTATTGGCCCTTGACAAAGTACATCCGCTGGTACCTGCAACGGGTATATGGCCAGCATCTGGACCGCCTCGAAGCCAGTCTGCATGAGTTGAGCGAAGCCGAAATAGAAGCGGCCAGCTAGCCCAGGCCGGCCCGTTCATCCCCGTTATTCACCGTTTGGGGAGCCCCAGAACCCGCTTGGCGCCCAACTGCTGGCAAATGGGCCGGGTGGCCAACACATTTGCTCAGCTACATTCTTCTACATTTAACCCGCCAACTAACCTTTTTTTCTGTGAAACCTATACTGGAAGTCCTCAACGTGCACAAGGCCTACGCCAACCACGTTGCCCTCGACGGGGTGAGCCTTGAAATTTCCGAAGGCAACATTTTCGGCCTGCTCGGTCCCAACGGAGCGGGTAAAACCTCGCTCATCCGCATCATCACCCAGATTACGGGGGCCGATGAGGGCGAAATCCGCTTTCGTGGCGAGCGGTTGAACCCGAGCCATATTGCCCAGATTGGCTACCTGCCCGAGGAGCGCGGCCTGTATAAAAAGATGAAAGTGGGCGAGCAGCTGCTCTATCTGGCCCGCCTGCGCGGCCTGAGCCGCGAAGACGCCACGGTACGCATCAAGCAGTGGCTGAATCGGTTCGAGATAAAAGAGTGGGCCGGGAAGAACGTGGAGGACCTGAGCAAGGGTATGCAGCAGAAGGTGCAGTTTATTGCCACGGTGCTGCACGAGCCCAAACTCATTATTCTCGATGAGCCGTTCTCGGGCTTCGACCCGATTAACGCCAACCTGATTAAGGACGAAATTCTGGAGCTGCGGAACCAGGGCGCGACCATTATTTTCTCGACGCACCGCATGGAATCGGTGGAGGAGATGTGCGACAACATTGCCCTCATCAACCGCTCGCGCAAGGTGCTGGACGGGCCGATTGGTGTGATTCGCAACCAGTTTAAAACCAATACCTACGAGGTGGAGGGCACAGGGCATCCCATGCTGTCGAGCCCCGATTTCAGGGTGATTGAGCAGAAAAAGCGGGAAAATAACCATTTCTACCTGCAAGTGCAACTGCAGGAGGGCGTGCGGCCCAACGACCTGCTGCGCTACCTCATCGGTTCGGCAGGCATTGAAGTAGCCGCTTTCCGGGAGAAAATTCCGAGCATCAACGAGATATTCATCCGGCGCGTGCGCGAAACCATGCCCGAAACCCTCCTCGAAACCGCTAACGCGCTGCTTTAATCCATCATCATGGCCTCAAAATTTTTCCTCATTGCCCAACGCGAATACCTCACGCGGGTTCGCAAAAAGTCTTTCATCGTTCTCACGCTGGCTGTGCCGCTGCTGCTGGCGGCATTCGGTTTCATCATCGCCAAAGTAGCCAGTTCCGACAACGATACCACGGACGTGGTGGAGGTGCGCGACGACAGCGGCCTAAACATCGCCAGCCACTTGGTGAGCACTCCACAACTGCGCTTCGAAACGGCCACCGGCACGCTGGCCGAGGCTAAAAAAGGCTTCCTGAAGGCCAAACACGATGGCCTGGTGGTACTGCCCGCCGGCCTTGACGTGGAGAATCCCACCGGCGTGCAGTTCTTCGGCAAGGGCAACATCAGCCTCAAGAAGGAGCTTGCTGTAAAAAATGCGCTCGATAAGGCATTTTCGGATTTGAAAATGAAGAAATCCGGCCTCTCGCAGGAGCAGCTTGACCGGCTGCGCTCGAAGGTGGTGTTGCAGGCCGTGAGTCTGGACGAAACCGGGAAGGAGGCCGATAGCAACGCGCTGGCTACTTCGGGCATGGCCTATGCGCTGGCGCTGGCCATCTACCTGTTCATCTTCATCTACGGCGTGCAGATTATGCGCGGGGTGGGGGAGGAGAAGTCGAGCCGCATCATGGAAGTGATGCTGTCGTCGGTGAAGCCGTTTGATTTGATGATGGGTAAGATTGTGGGCATCGCGGCGGTGGGCCTCACGCAGTTTCTGCTGTGGGGTGTGCTTTCGTTCGGCGTGAGCTCGGTGGTGCTTCCCATGCTGATGGGCAAGGACAAGCCCAAAACGGAGGTAGCCGTTGCGCCAACAGCGCCCGGCGCGGCCGCTGCCAGCGCTGCCGACGAGCCGGAATCGGCGGTGGCAACTTTCGACAAGGGGATGGATAAGCAGAAGGACCAGGCCACCAATTCGGCCGGCCGTTTCGCCTTCTTCAACACAATAGCCAACCTGCCGCTAGGTACTATTCTCTTCGGTTTCATCGTCTATTTCCTGGGCGGCTACCTGCTTTATGGGGCGTTGTTCGGGGCCGTGGGCGCGGCCGTGGACGACCAGACCGATACCCAGCAGTTCATGTTTCCGATTACGATGCCGCTCATCCTGAGCTATATCGTGGGCGTGTCGGTCATTCTGCGCAATCCCGACGGGCCGGTGGCTTTCTGGATGTCGATATTCCCGCTGACTTCGCCCATTGCCATGGTGATTCGGCTGCCGTTTGGCGTGCCGGCGTGGCAGCTGGCGCTGTCCATCTTCCTGCTCATTCTCGGTTTCATCGGTACGGTATGGGTGGCGGCCCGCATCTACCGCGTGGGTATTCTGATGTACGGCAAGAAAGTGACGTACAAAGAGTTGGGCAAGTGGATGTTTTATAAGGGATAAACCAGCATTGTTTGACGAACTTTGAACGTCATGCTGAGCTTGTCGAAGCGTCTCTACTGCCCGAGTAATTCATTTACTATTAGTAGAGATGCTTCGACAAGCTCAGCATGACGTTCTTTTTACTATGATGACCCTCCGCCTGTTTATCCTTTTCTGCCTTGCATTCGCCAGTGTCGCTTTCACCAGTGACCGGCCGGCCTATCGCCTCTTCACTGCGGCCGGCCAGCCCGCCGACTACGACCAGATGCTGACTGAGCTGGCCCAGGCCGATGTGGTCCTCTTCGGCGAACAGCACAACGACGCCTTGGCGCATTGGCTGGAACTGCAAGTAGCCAAGGACTTGCTAAAGCTGAAAAAGCCCGGTGATTTGGTGCTGGGAATGGAAATGTTTGAGCGCGACGTGCAGCCCCTGGTGGCCCAGTACGCTGCCGGCACCCTGGCCGATACCGCTTTCGAGCGCCAGGCCCGCCCGTGGCCCAACTATGATACCGACTACCGCCCGCTGCTGCAATTTGCCCGCGAGAATCACCTCGCCGTCATTGGCACCAACGCCCCGCGCCCCTTCGCCAAAACCGTGGCCCAGCGCAGCCTTACCGCTCTCGACAAGCTGCCCGCTGCCGACCGTGCCCTACTCGCCCCGCTGCCCCTGAAAGTGGATTACGACCTGCCCGGCTACAAGAACATGGCTGCTATGTTCGGCGGTGCCGGCAGCGCCCACGGCGGCGGCGCCCAAAATATCATTCAAGCCCAGGCACTGAAGGATGCGACAATGGCCCATTTCATCGAAACCAGCTGCCAGCCCGGCGAAACCCTGCTTCACTTCAATGGCAGCTACCACTCCGACCACCACGACGGCATTGTGGCCTGGTTGAGGCAGTATGCGCCCAAGCTGCGCGTCCGCACCATCAGCGTAGTGACGCAGGAGGAGTTGAAGACCCTGGATAAAGAGCAGGTGAACGTGGCCGATTTCGTGGTAGTGGTGCCGGGCGATGCCAGCAAAACATATTGAGCAAATCAATGCATAACCGTAATGGATAAGTAGATATATTTGCTTTCACTCCAGCGCCAATGCTCATGCCTCATACCGATACCCAAAAAAGCGCCCTGTTCCAGCAAGTGGCCGCGCAGCTTCGGCAGCAAGGCTTCACTATTGCCAAAGAAGACCCAACGCGCCCGTGGGGTGGTTTTTTTGTGATTGACGAGGCCCAGGCGCAGGAATTTGCCAATACCTATTTCGATGGCTTGTTGGTGGATAGCTTGCGGATTTCGGGCCGACTGAGTCCCAAAATTCTGGTAGTGGCCCCGCACCAGCGGCTGAGCTGGCAGTACCACCACCGCCGCGCCGAAATCTGGCAGGTGGTGCAGGGGCCGGTGGGCGTGGCCGTCAGCGATTCTGATGAGCAGGGCGAAGTGAAAAACCTGCAGGTGGGCGAGCGGATTATTCTGCGGCAGGGTGAGCGCCACCGCCTCGTGGGCTTGAAGGATTGGGGCGTATTAGCCGAAATCTGGCAGCATACCGACGCGAACAATCCTTCGGACGAATACGACATCGTGCGCGTGCAAGACGACTTCGGCCGCTAGAAGCCGTTGTGGTACCAACAAAAAAGCTCGGTATTGCCGGGCTTTTTTGCTGTTCAGGAAAAAGCCTGGCTACGCTTCATCATCGCTGGGTTTCACCTTTTTCATCGCCTCGGCCAGCGACTGTTGCAGCTTAGTGCCGGAGTCGGCCGGGGCAGTTTCGCTGATGTTGTACTGCTTTTGCAGCCGCTCCCACTCCTCAATGGTGATGAACACGCCGGTGATTTTGCCTTTGTCGTCGGAGAGATACTTGATGTCCATTATCAGTAGGGGGTTAAATGATTTTTTCGGAACGTCGGGCTGCGTTGGTCGAGGCGTAACGCGCTTTCCTGGCACAAACGCCGCTTACTCGCCGGGGCGATAGGTTTTTTCGGCGTGGGCCTGCACGTCTTCGGGGTAGAAGCGCACCTCTTTAAAACGGCCGTTGCAGTATAAATCGGCCTGGTCGGTAAAGTGCGGCGTGCCGGGGCGGCTGCTCTGGCCTCCGGTCACCACTGAGCGTGCCGTGATGCGCGGGCCAAATTCCACCACCGCCACAAAGCTATTTCCCACGTTGCCGTAGCGTTTTTTCGTACCAGGATACGTGCGCGCACCAAACGCCGCCAGTGAGCCCCAGGCCGACGATGTGAAGGCCACCGGCTGGCTGGGCTGCTGGTCGTCGTAGGTTTCCTCGATGCGGCCGGTGAGGCGCTGGTAGCGGTTCACCTCGCCCCAGGGCATTTTCCAGGTGCCGAAATCGCGCGTCAGGTCGTCGAGGGTTTCGGAGAGGGTCGTGATTTTTTCCGATGGCGAAGTATTGGCCAGCGCGAAACGCACGAAGCTGATGTAGTCGAGCTGCGGCTGGGCCTCGGGTACGCGGGCGCGGGCTTTGGCCAGCAGCCGCTCGGCCCAGTAGATGGCCACCGTTTGGGCCACTGAAGTTTGGGCGTAGCTGTGGTCCCAGGCGCGGAGGGTGGCAATGGCTTCGGCCACGGCGGGCGCGGCGGCTTTTTCGGCCGAAGTGG
This region includes:
- the obgE gene encoding GTPase ObgE, coding for MASNNFIDYVKLICRSGKGGAGSHHFFRAKGLPNGGPDGGDGGRGGHIILEGNSQLWTLLHLQYQRHVFAKDGDGGGENLRSGAQGADIVLQVPLGTVARDPDGTQLLEITEHGQRLVLVPGGRGGWGNDHFKNSINQAPEYAQPGEPAIEAIIILELKLLADVGLVGFPNAGKSTLLSVVSAAKPKIADYAFTTLVPNLGVVAYRDYKSFVMADIPGIIEGAAEGKGLGTRFLRHIERNSMLLFMISCDSPDIDAEYKVLIGELEQFNPDLLDKKRLLAITKSDMIDEELEAEIRQTLPAEVPAIFISSLTNKNITPLKDMIWKALHE
- a CDS encoding GIY-YIG nuclease family protein; translation: MTPQLSVVYVLTNPAMPGMVKIGRTSHDDAKTRIDQLYTTGVPVPFKLEFVCKVPNSEEVEKALHLAFAPHRVNPKREFFSIEATQAIAILKLLHVHDSTAEVESQPTILEKSEVDAGIQLSKKKKPNLNFDEMQIAIGSLLTCKSNEATVVVTTSKKVNLNGEEMSLTAATRKVLGNQYNVAPCPYWLFNGESLSIIYDNTYGEDDDE
- a CDS encoding nucleotide exchange factor GrpE; translated protein: MANEHNLPEDDNLTADPTHVAGEMADGESTDPDMTATGAPQPEASRTDAELAEIKDKYLRLAAEFENYKRRTSKERIDLFKTANQELMVALLPVLDDFERARNATQATTDANAVRESIEIIQSKLNKTLQQKGLTAMEAQGGDFDAELHEAITQIPAPSDDLKGKIVDVVEQGYYLGDKVIRHAKVVLGQ
- the dnaJ gene encoding molecular chaperone DnaJ translates to MATKRDYYEVLGITKTAEGDVIKSAYRKMAIKFHPDKNPDDPTAEDKFKEAAEAYEVLSNADKRARYDRYGHQGMGGGGGGGPQNMEDIFSQFGDIFGGGGGFEGFFGGGRQGGGRRQKKGSNLRIKLKLDLEEIANGVEKKIKVKRYVACQPCSGTGAKNGTDMKTCPTCQGQGQIKRVVNTMLGQMVSSSTCPTCNGEGKTIVSTCDVCKGEGRQLHEEVIPINIPAGVANDMQLSMNGKGNFPERGGVPGDLLIQIEEEPHEFLKRDGNNIMFEQYISFVDAALGASLEVPTIEGKVKIKVDPGTQPGKILRLRGKGIKDLNGYGRGDQLIHLNVWTPKNVSNQERELLEKLRDSDNFTPHPGKNEKGFFEKVKEYFA
- a CDS encoding RNA polymerase sigma factor, with translation MATATPSADFVAVLHEYQPLLRRVARLYCQDTDDRQDLFQEIVLQLWRAWPRYVPQPNAKLSTWLYRIALNVAISNLRQRTRHPAPVGLDAEALAVAQAPDSGPDADDRAALYRAIGRLSEVDKAFVLLYLEDRSYDEIADILGITQNNVRVKMHRVQEKLRQQLVPC
- a CDS encoding ABC transporter ATP-binding protein, whose amino-acid sequence is MKPILEVLNVHKAYANHVALDGVSLEISEGNIFGLLGPNGAGKTSLIRIITQITGADEGEIRFRGERLNPSHIAQIGYLPEERGLYKKMKVGEQLLYLARLRGLSREDATVRIKQWLNRFEIKEWAGKNVEDLSKGMQQKVQFIATVLHEPKLIILDEPFSGFDPINANLIKDEILELRNQGATIIFSTHRMESVEEMCDNIALINRSRKVLDGPIGVIRNQFKTNTYEVEGTGHPMLSSPDFRVIEQKKRENNHFYLQVQLQEGVRPNDLLRYLIGSAGIEVAAFREKIPSINEIFIRRVRETMPETLLETANALL
- a CDS encoding ABC transporter permease — translated: MASKFFLIAQREYLTRVRKKSFIVLTLAVPLLLAAFGFIIAKVASSDNDTTDVVEVRDDSGLNIASHLVSTPQLRFETATGTLAEAKKGFLKAKHDGLVVLPAGLDVENPTGVQFFGKGNISLKKELAVKNALDKAFSDLKMKKSGLSQEQLDRLRSKVVLQAVSLDETGKEADSNALATSGMAYALALAIYLFIFIYGVQIMRGVGEEKSSRIMEVMLSSVKPFDLMMGKIVGIAAVGLTQFLLWGVLSFGVSSVVLPMLMGKDKPKTEVAVAPTAPGAAAASAADEPESAVATFDKGMDKQKDQATNSAGRFAFFNTIANLPLGTILFGFIVYFLGGYLLYGALFGAVGAAVDDQTDTQQFMFPITMPLILSYIVGVSVILRNPDGPVAFWMSIFPLTSPIAMVIRLPFGVPAWQLALSIFLLILGFIGTVWVAARIYRVGILMYGKKVTYKELGKWMFYKG
- a CDS encoding ChaN family lipoprotein, whose protein sequence is MMTLRLFILFCLAFASVAFTSDRPAYRLFTAAGQPADYDQMLTELAQADVVLFGEQHNDALAHWLELQVAKDLLKLKKPGDLVLGMEMFERDVQPLVAQYAAGTLADTAFERQARPWPNYDTDYRPLLQFARENHLAVIGTNAPRPFAKTVAQRSLTALDKLPAADRALLAPLPLKVDYDLPGYKNMAAMFGGAGSAHGGGAQNIIQAQALKDATMAHFIETSCQPGETLLHFNGSYHSDHHDGIVAWLRQYAPKLRVRTISVVTQEELKTLDKEQVNVADFVVVVPGDASKTY
- a CDS encoding cupin domain-containing protein; translated protein: MPHTDTQKSALFQQVAAQLRQQGFTIAKEDPTRPWGGFFVIDEAQAQEFANTYFDGLLVDSLRISGRLSPKILVVAPHQRLSWQYHHRRAEIWQVVQGPVGVAVSDSDEQGEVKNLQVGERIILRQGERHRLVGLKDWGVLAEIWQHTDANNPSDEYDIVRVQDDFGR